In the Limanda limanda chromosome 15, fLimLim1.1, whole genome shotgun sequence genome, ATTTCCTACTTGAATTTGTAGTTGTTAAATCtttgattattgtttgatatttatatttatatttaatttccctTAGTTAATATGATATGGTCTTATACTGGGGTGTTATGTTGTGgctgtaatttttttttcaatgttagTATGTTTAAGTCTATCCCCCTCTTTGGTTTTGAGTGGCTTGACCAGCCACCATATATGTTCCCCTATCTCAgttgcagtggtgggaagtaacgcagtagaaatactttgttactgtacttaagtagatttttcacatatctgtactttacttgggtatttattttcctgacgacttttttacttttaatcgctacatttgagcacaaatatctgtactttctacattctcaaaactggctcgttacttgagcagcggaggttggtggaacgtgcacctttacgcacggcgcacctctctctcgctctctcactcctgccgtctttattattagggcccgagcactgacaggcactgacagaggttaggccctattgaaattgtaaggattattattcaggcaaatgaattggctttttgagggcttttattaggtgactttacatgatttttttttaaggtattcctttttcgattcacatttgttttccctttcctgcttcgtgtcaacatctgcacataaatacataactcgaagcagcaagtagttaacttgtcttaaagaaaatagtggaagtagttggtttaaacaaaaactgttggcaaatagactatcattggttggccgtgtctacttagtcttacacgtccatttaaacaaaacaaacagatttaaaacaagttgagatggaaaaacaaacaacacaacctattatataaacaaacgcaaaaacaactttcagccaacccaaccaaaaacaaacactgtgttgtggactactgcatattcatgCACACagttcaggttttttaatggacctcgccaaatggaccCCTGGGTAaccaggcccagttttccactcactataatgccaatataatttttgcaaagatattatatatctatatattgccaattccagtccttagtcgccctttgtgctgactcaacacaacttagaagctgttgagtctttatatatgtattgtacaaactggttaatgtgtacaacttcatgcagggttgtgtcttcactttgcctacaggcaagataccccacctgctggaaacaaatgcaaacacaaccgcaggcccattcagtgaagatagtctaatgataaataaacaggcgcACATGTAGATGcatggacaagctggcgggcagatatacaggcagttacaaaatacagctaatagacacaaaaggttagtgttgaagtgccgtcaagcaagacactgataatttataaactttacttttaactttaacttttataaaagtcaccaaaatactgtaaccaaatttgcaccttaagatattcaattggatgtattggatgtaatttagcattaaaaaaacaacattggtcttcaattatttatttccttgttcagtctgaaatttggcagcaaaaccagactgtgtccagtgattttttcttctctgtactagcactgtccaggctgttaacaaaagagaaactaccttattttgtgtgcctagtttccctttgctgagttatcataaggggcattgtgtatcactcctgctactgatgaaaggtccatgtttagtgatatttacagacttttttagtggttatactttgTTCTATTAGTGTGCTTAGGTAGACTCAAGAGgtatttgtttattctgttggattctttgttgtctctagaagttcagatgcacttgtccaatactatttgaacctcagcttctcgggttcaaaatttgtaaaattatacattatatatatattgttgttataatttttcagtcagttgaaataaatcctgaagagaacaattttgggatgttttgtgtctgtataggcctactataaaaagcaattagcattttttattttggtacttgtacttttacttttgatacttaagtacatttcaacaccagatacttttgatacttaagtacatttaatatgagcgactttaagacttttactcaagtcattttctgacgggtgacttttactttcaccggagtcactttcaagtaggatatctgtacttttactcaagtatggctttcaagtactttatacaccactggtgcagcttgattgaatttaaggggactgcaCTTCTACTGCATCCGTTGGCGGAGTTATACACATCGCTGAGTGCCATTCTGGTGAGTGAAGTTTTTATACTTCTTTGAAAATCATTTATCTATGAAGGTCAAACCACCAGTCCAACATATCTGCTCCCAGCATATTATTGAGACTTTGGGGATCTTAATGTGTGTACACTCTGACTACACCCATTGTTTCAGTTGGTATTTCAAAGTACTTAAGTAGTGAATCTGGGCATCTCAAAACCTGCcagtattcatatttatgttttcaacACTAAGGTAGTGTAAGCCCACTACTATATGTACATCTATGCATATACTTCTTCCATGAGCGGGCCTGCGGTTTCACTGGTACCTCAGCCAAGCTGAACACAATGCTTCTATTGAGGCAGTCACAGTGGCTACCTTTATATACCGTCAAGACAAGAGGGACAGTTAACGCTACAGAACCTGGGTTTCACTTAAAGAGATAGGCCACATTGATACGGTTACATACATGCTTTGTACATATTTAACTAAAACCCAAAACATCTAACGATTGAAAATTGTACGTCTTCATATTTCTCGTGATTTTATTGCTTTAAGTTGTAATgtagtctttaaaaaaaaaatccaatgttttgacgtctgcatctTTTTAACgacggagcagtaaacaaatcgctctttcgccgtagccagtggtcaccagcccgcggcttcagcccctctgcagcggctccctgtgcagtgttgtgcacgtcgcgcacacactcaggccccgaggctccgcccccactcactcgctcagcgacacacacagtggagagcatcgttcacgtgaggcagccggtcagggacaaacaagagacagtgttcaaaaaccaatttgaaaataaagtacgatgaaacctgtcttgctcttgggttcacagtcaatgtggtgGGACAtgagagaccagtgtgtattttatgtctgaaaacttaatgagaccaaacaaattaagaagacacttagaaacgctacaccccagtcacatgcatgtgttctttttggtcgagctttatcatctttgtaacaaagtgattttaattgaattaattttctctatttttgaaaaagtacagactgatggaggaatatATTGATAAATGTCACCAGTAGTACttcaattatgttgaatttaagcagatttttcaaacaactttttgtgacatttgtcgcttatttaaaaaaatagtcagaaattcctgaaagtaatgtggctttaatgttcatgtgtatgttatgtaaatacacatgttaaacttggcccattttgttGGGGCGGGGGAGCGGGTGgggcatgaaaaatattttagacccaaagtggggcatgacggaaaaagtttgagaaccactgccgTAGTTTATCCCTGAAAATGTGAACATCTATCAATAAAATCTTATATATAATCTCAGGCAATCTGTCATGCTTGACGTCTATGCTTATTTTGTATGAATGAAACAGAGAGTGACATATCTTAAGTACCATGATATAACTTAACACAGTATGCGaataaatacttatatttatctttaattGCATCTTCATTGTTATGAGGCACATCATTGGTGAGTATGAATAGAACTGTATAGCCGTAATGCTGTCATTTTGTGTCTAATGGCAGCTGTGTTACTAGTTTTAGTCTGTGCAATAATGGCTCCTCCTGCAGAGTCACAGCTACAAATTGTGACCTTCAAGCTACTGAAACTGTCTGTTCTCGAGCAAACTGATGGACTGGTTGATCAGTGTCTTTTCATCGTCCACGATCCTGTACCCAAACATCTTCATGTAGGGTTCACACACTCTCTGCACCACCTGAACCAGTGTAAAGGGCATGCTAAACCTCCATTTTTCTGCATGCTCAGATGAATTCTTCCCGGTGGAGTATTCGTCGCCCTCTTCCTGTGCGGTGTTCCTTAGAATCCAGTCCCTAGCTTGGGGACTGAATGGTATCCCTGCGAACCTGTACATGTCCTCTGCCTTCTGCATTGGATACAGGGCAATGTCCTCGTAACGCACCAACATGTAGCGTTTCCTCAGCCATTGAGGGTGGCTCAGTCCCACCTCTGCAGACATCTTTATTTGATCACAGTTTATTTTGAGCTTCTTCACCTCTTTTTCGGGCACCTGGCCATCCAGCCCCCAGGCCTTCCACACCTTGTAGTCATCGAAAGCTGCTATACGGGATGCTAAGACGGCCCGTGGATCTCGGACTAGCTGGATCAATCTCACATCTAGACGTGGATCCTCCACCAACGGCTGCAATGGTTCCAGAGTGCGCACACGGAGAGTCTTTACGGCATGGTATTGCTTGGAAAGACAGGACTCCGAGGCAAGGGTCAAGTTCAGCGGCCCACAGAGACGAGTCCTACAGCGATATCTAAGAGAAGAGTTGTTTAGTTTTAACATGATAAACACCTTTTATAGAGATGCAAAGCAGGAGGAGTTACTTCAGATGTCAGAAGTTCCGTAAAGTTCAGTTTCTAAGTTAGAGCAGTTAAAACACTTAAAGCTTGTATGAGTATGAAAAGTGGTAAAATATCAGGACAATTAGCAAATATTTGATTCTTTGAAAAAGTTAAAGATGCAAGAATGTGGAGTTAAGTTAGGAGTAGAGTCAAGGAACATACAAGTATTAATTAACTAGGAAGGACCTGTGGAGATAAAAATCTCTATAGCCAGTGAGTCCTGGGCCACCTTAAATCACCAAACCTAAATATTGTTGCATATAAGGCTTATTCTAACAATAATTTACATGAATTCATCTATTCACATAAAATGGCCAAAAAATGGATAAAAATACCCATCACAATTTCCTAAATCTGAAAGTGATGTCTTCAAGTGTCTAGTTTTGTTAAACCTCATTTGAGTCACAACCCAATTTGAATGCACTTTAGGTAAATTCATGAACAATGTGTTGCTCATAATCTAAATGATAAAGCATTCTAAATGTGCTGCGTTCTGTTAATACCAGCAAAGGCTGTGGTACCAGCAAATGTTATGGTCCTAGTTATGCTTATCATATAGAGCAAATCACTGCACCAAactgaaggagaaaaacaatCTATGTCGATAATAAAAAgggatttccataacataacACAGCCTCGCCATCTATGCAGCTAAATCAATTTGTTAGTTTCTTTTTCATATTCAACCAACACTGATCAATGACAGAGAATGTATCATACGGTTCGTAAACTTCTTTGTCGAAAGGACTGCAGACGTGATCTTCACAGAGCGATAAACTCATCTCTCTGCGGAAAAGAGCAGCGGTGACGTGTTCCTCCGGTGGGGGAGTGATGAACTTCTCGAGAGGATTGAAATCACACAGGAAAAGCCCCCAGAGTACATCCCTGTACAGTCTTCCCAACAATGTATCATTGTAATACTTTTTGGCCGAACTCAGCAAGAGCTCGACGTGCCACAGAGGCTCATAAAGGTAGAACATGTTCTCCCCGTGGTGGTTGAAAATCTCCCCGACAAACGAGGAACCTGTTCTTGTTCTGGCCAGGAGCAATACATGCTTACGGCCACGGCTGGAGTTGTACGTGCCTAAGTGGTCCAGTTCATCATCCTCTTGCTCATCAGAAAAGTTTGAGGAATTCCCTTTTGCACCAGGGAGTGTAGAAAGCAACATTTTGAGCATGGACAGGGGGCCATTTTGTGTCGTGTTGCTGTTATCCAGTGGTGAGTGTGGGTCCAGCGGAGGAGCGCGACTCTGGATTATCTTATCGGAGACCCTGATGGGAAAGATAAATCAACAACAGATTAGTTAATTTTGCATTTATCTTACACTGTTACATGGATCTACTGTATGTTTGAGGTGGTTAGCATggtttaatgtaatgtaacgaAAACAGAAGATGGGAGTTAGTCTGAAATAGTCCAGCacaataatgtaaatgaaaccacaacttcatttttacattttggtcttcaaaaacataaaaaagcaaGATGTAACAAGTTAATTATGTTGCTAGGACTCAGCCATTAGGGTTGGAGTTTCAACCAAAACACTGCTCATTTACTGAATGGGCTCACATCATGCCAAACTGCATTGTAGTTCTGTTATCATTGCATTGCTCCAGCTGCATACAGCATGTATAGATGAGCAGTTTTTTCATGTGGCAACAGAAGCGCAGGCCAATCAAATCATGTTCACAGTCagtgtttccagtctttgtagTAAGCTTAACTAACCAGCTGTTGGCTAGATTCTCATTTCTAGAAGTGTGGTAATCCCACTCATCTTTATCTTGACTATGAGGAGGGTATCCTGATCTGTATTTTTGAACAGGTCAAGGAAAAGGCATTGGCAGTGAGCTTGACGGATACAAAAGGCCGGAGCTGGCCCTAAGCCTGGAGTGAACATAAATATCAAAAAAGGACTCGTTTCTTTCCCAGAACTCAAATCACAGCAATACATTTCAACATCTCCAAAGATTTCCTGggttttctgcaggttttaTACTCTTACCTTGAAATGATACTGCTCTCCTTTTCGATGATGACCAGGGCAACAATACAGATGAAGACAAGCAAATATTTGGTCTTCATTATTGAATTCCGGGTTTGCATGTTTGGATGTCTAGATTCTGGTCGTCTTGTTGGTCATAGCTTGTCGTGCAGAGGCTAAAGATTCATTCTGCAACAACAAAGGTACTTCAGTATATACAGTTAAAAAGAATGTATGCTCTTATGACAACGAAATGTATGAAATAGTAATAGCTAAAAAGATTCAACATCCTCCTCACTTATCCCTGCTCAGCGACCCTGCCACCCACACCCTGCTGCCGGAAGCTTGCATCCACCACCCCAGCCTCCACCTTTTAGAACTGAGTCCAAACATGGTTGGGGTAAATTgtattcatctttaaaaaattAATCTtgcctgatgtttttttctttgcactCATTCCCAGTTTTATCTCAGCATGCTGCTTGGTTAACCCAGGGAACATCCAAAGATGGGAGCCATCCGTGCCAAGCATAACTCTAGTCCCATTTGTGCAATACATGGGTAAATCATGAGAAAGTGTTTCTGACTGGGCCATCTTCTATCTCAGCACTTAAAGACAAACCTTAATTCAACCAGTGctttgataaaaacaacatgcacTCATAGTACCATTGACCTAAAGCCTGGGGAATATTTAACacttgtttgtcttgtttcatAGAATCACAtgaaaaactagggctgggatCTGGGTAAGGAGAAACACAGATGGGGGAGAGGGAGTTAATGTAAACAGGAGCGGTTTTTCAGAACCTGGTGGAACACTGCCACATGGCACTGAGTCAGGGATAATGAGCAAATTTTGATTTTATGACTGTGCCTTTTCCATACTCCCCTCTGTTTAACAAGCCAGCTTCAGATCTGAAGAAGCCAGACTGTTGCCTGGTGGCATCATCTCACAGGTTAATTCATAAGTATCATTTCTGGGAGTCAGAAGTTTGCCTATGTTATGAAGGGCAAGCCTTGACCTGTTGACAGCAAGTGATCTGTGATGCAATTTTCAACAATCATCATTTATCAGCATAGAGCAGAGGCAAATCAGAGCGGGTGTGTTTCTATCGAAGCCAAATCTTGAATCATTAGCAGTGTCCTTCCCATCTGCTAAGAGTATTGCATTACACTGACATTGTTACATTTTTGTAACTGTCCAGGAAGCATGAATATTTATGAAGACTCAACCTCACCAGATCACACTCAAAGACTTTCGAATACATGAGCTATTTTGACTTAGAATtaaatttgaaattattcaGTAAAACAAATTTCTCAATTCTCATTACTTTGGATTATAATgttactgaaaaagaaaagtagacTGCGCCCTCCCACTCGAACCCCTCCTGTCAAGAGAGTGAAACATTTCTACGGAGCATATCATTAAGGGGGAGGTTGGTCATGGTTTTGGAGTGATTGTGTGCTCTGTAAGTAAATATCACCCAATTATCTGAGCTTAATACGCCACAGCCGTCAAACTGTCAGGCTGCAGCACTCGAACCAGAGCGTTTTTACATATTCAAGAGCCACTGGAGCGTTTGGCAAATCTGACTATCTGCtcaagcagaaacacacatcacTCCGTTTATCATCTCACTACAAATTACATTAATGGCTGCTCTCAAACGCCTCAAACCAGCATCTCGTGGAGACACTGAGAGCTAAATCCCCACTGAAAGCTTTGCTGCTCATCCAAGGGTGAGCATAGAAATCATTGACTGTTAAGGGGCAAATGTTGAAAACTGTTTAGAATTGTATCTGTGCCAATATAAGTGATTGATTAATGCTACTGGCATTTGGAAACCCGGGACACCAACCCCCCCATctatgtgtgtccatgtgtggtGCCCATTTAATAGCAGTCATTTAGGGGGAGGGGGCTTTCAATTCAAGAGCCTCGTTTTCCCCCCACCACTGAAACAGGCAAATTAATACTTCTGCGTGATAGAAATCCCTGACTCCCTGAAATGATGCTTTCACACACGCAGAGCTAAACCTGGATACGATGGTTTAATTGGCAGATCACGTCAATGACATTGAGGATTGTTGATTGGAGTGGACACAGCCTCCATGTTTGCACAAAACACCATTCATACCTGCGCCGGCGCGGAAACACaaacccgacacacacacacacacaagggttTTGACACGAGTGGAAACAGGGACGGAGTTTCTCATCATTCGTACGTTTATAGCGTCTAAAAAGGCAGAATGGCACGGTGTTTACGAGCCATCGTAAATACCATGTCGGTAATTTATCTGGAGTAAGAAGaagacctggaggtgtggggggggaacaAGGCACACATTTAAGCTGCTGGTGTCCCTCTGCAGTCGAGCAGATCGTCCCCCTCGTCCTGTGAGAAGCAGAATCAGAGCATCTCGCTACATTGTCTCGGACACATGTCTCATTGTGTCCTCCGCCGCATGAATGAGAGGCAGcgcgcaggaggaggaggaggcgcggACTCCTTCCACAAACGCTGGAAAAACGTTATTTTCTAATATAAAAGATGAAATACaccagtgaaaaaaaaacgagCGAGAAATGGATGATCTCAGCAGCCACCTCCGTTGGTGATCAAATACTTTCGCTTCCAAACTTTCGGCTCTAACTTTCTCTCGTACGCTGCAGGACCAAAGTTACTGCACGTTCGAGATGTGGCCACGCTTTACgacaccccccaccaccaacccccgacacacacacacacactcccaccccATTGGGACAGTCTGTACAGGCAGTGGCCACGTGATCCCACTTAGTATACAAACCTCCACTTTTTtttcgaggaggaggagtcagggtcGCCCCTTCTCTCAAGAATTCCAAAATGAGCTAATCTTGTCCTTGCCCTTCCTCAGTGAAGTTATTACaacagtgctgtgaaaaaatgtttgcccccccccccccgtttctttttttttttgcatagtcagacttaaatgtttcagatcaAACAAATTTTAATATTCGACAAAGATAACccgaataaatacaaatttcagtttttaaatgatgatttaatttattaaaggaaaaaaagctATCCAAACCTACCTGGCCCTATGtgaaaaataatgtaaaattatgaaaaataataaatacaatttaaaggGTATTGTATtagaattgttttatttatatttagctattttactttattttacatGCAATTCAATTATTCTATATGACATTGCTCGTATTGCATTGCTGTGTTGACCTGTCCTTGTCCAACACTTTTTGTTCTGCCGTGGAACTTGCAAAAACCTACTTATGACAAACAAACTTGAAACcgttgaaatatttgaaatgtgaacTATTGTCTTATCTAAAAGACCAAGAGCAACATAAATTCATAGCTCAGTGTGATGGCCGCACCAGCAACCACACACTGAAATTCAGTAACAAGGTGGTACCTCTTAATTCCTAATTTGCTTAGTTGTTTCTTTTTGCACacttcatttattaaataactggacattttgatttcatacaacatacttttatttattaaatatattcttTCTGTGATTATTAATTAAGTTTTCTTTACCAGTTCCTGGGGGTTGTTGCTTGAGTCATCTGGCAATTCATCCAAAAGAGGCCCAGCTGCAGCAAACAACCTTAAATGGCTTTGAGCACTAATTGGACTGCAACATGTCGCGTGTAATCATGGGTA is a window encoding:
- the LOC133021070 gene encoding carbohydrate sulfotransferase 3-like, with product MKTKYLLVFICIVALVIIEKESSIISRVSDKIIQSRAPPLDPHSPLDNSNTTQNGPLSMLKSSRGRKHVLLLARTRTGSSFVGEIFNHHGENMFYLYEPLWHVELLLSSAKKYYNDTLLGRLYRDVLWGLFLCDFNPLEKFITPPPEEHVTAALFRREMSLSLCEDHVCSPFDKEVYEPYRCRTRLCGPLNLTLASESCLSKQYHAVKTLRVRTLEPLQPLVEDPRLDVRLIQLVRDPRAVLASRIAAFDDYKVWKAWGLDGQVPEKEVKKLKINCDQIKMSAEVGLSHPQWLRKRYMLVRYEDIALYPMQKAEDMYRFAGIPFSPQARDWILRNTAQEEGDEYSTGKNSSEHAEKWRFSMPFTLVQVVQRVCEPYMKMFGYRIVDDEKTLINQSISLLENRQFQ